DNA from Deltaproteobacteria bacterium:
AGACGGCAACCAAGATCCGGCAGCATCCATCCTGCAAAAAAATCAGGGTTATTTTTTTTGCCATGATTCCTTCTTCAGTTAAAAAGTATTTAGATACCCGTGGCCTCTGTGGCCTTTGGAAGATTGCCGGAACCCAGCAAGGGGGATTTGAAGGAGCGGTGGTTATCCCTTCTTTGGCGGAAACCGATTTCTTGTTTACGACCTTGCATGCTCTGGCCCAAAATCCGTCAGAGCTTCTGCAGCGGTTTTTAATCGTGGTAGTTGTAAACCATCGTGAGGATGCTCCCCTCTCCGCTAAAATGGATAACCATCAAACCCTGCAAAGGCTCGCAGCCAGGAAGCCTTCCCGGGACAATCTCCATTTAGCCTGGGTGGACGCAGCTTCTTCTGGACTTGAATTGCCCAAAAAAACGGGAGGAGTGGGGTTAGCTCGCAAGATTGGAATGGACTTGGCCCTTCCCCGGTTCGACTACGAGAAGGTCTCCCCGCTGTTCATTTCCTTGGATGCGGATACCCTCGTCCGCCCTGATTATCTTTCGGCGTTGATCCGCCATTTCCAGGATGCGAAAGTATCCGGCGCGGTGATTCCTTTCTGCCATCAGCCTGGCTCAACCCCGGCAGAAGATCGGGCCATCAAACGGTATGAACTTTTTCTCCGGGCCTACGTACTGGGACTTTCCCGTGCCGGTTCCCCTTATGCCTTTCATACCGTGGGGAGTGCCATGGCCTGCTCGGCGCAGGCTTACGTCCGGATGGGCGGGATGAATGTGCGCGCCGCCGGAGAAGATTTTTATTTTCTGCAGCAGTTAGCCAAGACTGGAGGAATCAGTAAGGTCAAAGGAACGGTTGTTTACCCTTCGCCCAGGGCTTCCTATCGCGTTCCATTCGGAACCGGGCGCAGCATCACCAGATTGCTTGCAGGGGAAAACGAAGCAGTCATGTTTTATCAAACCGCTTGCTTTCAAATCCTTGAGGAATGGCTAGCCCTAATTGCCCGGAATCTGGATGCTCCCGGCGAAGAAATCCGGGTAAAGGCGGAACGAATCTCCAAAGATTTGGGAGCTTATCTGGATAGCATCCGCTTCCCGGCAGTATGGCAAAAATTGCAGAAAAACTTTCGTGACCGGGCAACCTTATTGACCGGGTTTCACTCATGGTTTGACGGCCTGAAAACCATGAAGCTGGTGCACCATTTATCCGCCGGCCCCCTGCCCCGCTGTGAACCTGATGAAACGCTCCCCGAACTTTTCCAGTGGGCCGGGCTGGAACCTGTCACGGGGATTGCCGATCAAATTGCGTTACTAAGGAAGATTCAGATAGGAGAAGACTATAATTTCAATTGCAGAAGGTAGATTGCGGATTGCGGAATCCGGATTGTTGCGCCAATCGCG
Protein-coding regions in this window:
- a CDS encoding glycosyltransferase family 2 protein; amino-acid sequence: MIPSSVKKYLDTRGLCGLWKIAGTQQGGFEGAVVIPSLAETDFLFTTLHALAQNPSELLQRFLIVVVVNHREDAPLSAKMDNHQTLQRLAARKPSRDNLHLAWVDAASSGLELPKKTGGVGLARKIGMDLALPRFDYEKVSPLFISLDADTLVRPDYLSALIRHFQDAKVSGAVIPFCHQPGSTPAEDRAIKRYELFLRAYVLGLSRAGSPYAFHTVGSAMACSAQAYVRMGGMNVRAAGEDFYFLQQLAKTGGISKVKGTVVYPSPRASYRVPFGTGRSITRLLAGENEAVMFYQTACFQILEEWLALIARNLDAPGEEIRVKAERISKDLGAYLDSIRFPAVWQKLQKNFRDRATLLTGFHSWFDGLKTMKLVHHLSAGPLPRCEPDETLPELFQWAGLEPVTGIADQIALLRKIQIGEDYNFNCRR